In the Pseudanabaena sp. PCC 7367 genome, one interval contains:
- the dnaK gene encoding molecular chaperone DnaK, with the protein MSKVIGIDLGTTNSCVAVLEGGKPVVISSSEGGRTTPSIIGFAKDSDERIVGQVAKRQAVTNPQNTIFSIKRFIGRRWDETEEERQRVPYDTMLGKDETVNVKVNEDKEYTPQEISSMILGKLKQDAENYLSEPVTQAVITVPAYFTDAQRQATKDAGVIAGLEVMRIVNEPTAASLAYGLDKTSEDQMILVFDLGGGTFDVSVLQLGDGIFEVKATSGNNHLGGDDFDSCVVNWMVADFKEAEGIDLMEDKSSLQRLREAAEKAKIELSSAPSTLISLPFIASDDSGPKTIEVDLTRSKFDELTAHLVKSTLEPTAQALKDAALTPKEIDRIILVGGSTRIPAVQEAIAKFFDGKKPDQSVNPDEAVAVGAAVQAGILGGEVKDLLLLDVIPLSIGLETVGEVFTKILERNTTIPTSKGQIFSTAVDNQSTVEIHVLQGERAMAKDNKSLGKFELEGIRPAPRGIPQIEVSFDIDANGILKVSARDIDTDVEQSISITNTGGLSPSEIERMRMEAEVYAEEDAMRREVANMRNQAENLIRTVEEILKENGPTVITESLRTPTQKNIDALKALLQSDKDEISYEDMQSTLKPLQQSLFDVTQAVERYSQVERVKDKDEE; encoded by the coding sequence ATGTCAAAAGTTATCGGCATCGATTTAGGAACTACAAATAGTTGTGTAGCCGTTTTAGAAGGCGGTAAGCCAGTGGTGATTTCTAGCTCTGAAGGAGGGCGCACCACCCCAAGTATTATTGGTTTTGCCAAAGATAGTGATGAGCGGATTGTGGGTCAAGTAGCCAAACGGCAAGCGGTGACCAATCCTCAAAACACGATCTTTAGTATTAAGCGATTCATTGGGCGGCGCTGGGACGAAACCGAAGAAGAGCGGCAACGGGTTCCCTATGACACAATGCTTGGTAAAGACGAAACCGTTAATGTCAAGGTTAACGAAGATAAGGAATATACCCCCCAGGAAATCTCGTCTATGATCCTGGGCAAGCTGAAGCAAGATGCCGAGAATTATCTTTCCGAGCCAGTCACCCAGGCAGTAATTACAGTTCCAGCCTATTTCACCGATGCCCAACGGCAGGCCACCAAGGATGCCGGTGTGATCGCGGGGTTGGAGGTGATGCGGATTGTCAATGAACCAACCGCCGCATCCCTGGCCTATGGCTTGGATAAAACCAGCGAAGATCAGATGATTCTGGTGTTCGATTTGGGCGGTGGCACCTTTGATGTATCGGTGTTGCAGCTTGGTGATGGCATTTTTGAGGTTAAGGCCACTTCTGGGAATAACCACCTAGGCGGTGATGACTTTGATTCTTGCGTTGTCAACTGGATGGTGGCAGACTTCAAGGAAGCCGAAGGGATTGACTTGATGGAGGACAAAAGCTCGCTCCAACGCCTCAGGGAAGCAGCCGAAAAAGCCAAAATTGAGCTTTCTAGTGCCCCCAGTACCCTGATTAGTCTGCCATTTATTGCCAGTGATGATTCTGGCCCCAAAACGATCGAAGTAGATTTAACCAGATCCAAGTTTGATGAGTTAACCGCTCATTTGGTTAAGAGCACCCTGGAACCCACAGCCCAGGCTCTCAAGGATGCTGCCCTCACCCCCAAAGAAATCGATCGGATTATTCTGGTGGGTGGTTCGACGCGGATTCCGGCGGTACAAGAAGCGATCGCCAAGTTCTTTGATGGCAAAAAGCCCGACCAGTCCGTTAATCCAGATGAGGCGGTGGCGGTCGGTGCTGCTGTCCAGGCCGGTATTCTGGGCGGTGAAGTAAAAGACCTATTGCTGCTAGATGTGATCCCCCTGTCGATCGGCCTGGAAACCGTCGGCGAGGTGTTCACTAAAATCCTGGAACGCAACACCACCATCCCCACCAGCAAAGGCCAGATATTTTCCACGGCAGTAGATAATCAATCCACCGTCGAAATCCATGTGCTCCAGGGTGAGCGGGCAATGGCCAAGGATAATAAAAGCCTGGGCAAGTTTGAACTAGAAGGGATCAGACCTGCCCCACGCGGCATCCCGCAGATCGAAGTTTCCTTTGACATTGATGCCAATGGGATTCTGAAGGTTTCTGCCCGGGATATTGATACCGATGTGGAGCAGAGTATTAGTATTACCAATACTGGTGGCCTGAGCCCATCCGAGATTGAACGGATGCGGATGGAAGCAGAGGTATATGCCGAAGAAGATGCGATGCGCCGTGAGGTTGCCAATATGCGCAACCAGGCCGAGAACCTGATTCGCACGGTCGAAGAGATCCTCAAGGAAAACGGCCCAACCGTAATTACCGAGAGCTTACGCACGCCAACCCAGAAAAACATTGATGCCCTCAAAGCCTTGCTGCAATCGGATAAGGATGAGATTAGCTACGAGGATATGCAATCTACCCTCAAGCCATTGCAACAATCGCTGTTTGATGTGACCCAAGCGGTGGAGCGTTATTCACAGGTGGAGCGAGTCAAGGATAAGGACGAAGAATAA
- the grpE gene encoding nucleotide exchange factor GrpE gives MIDAENQVPEEELEELEELKDEDLDLESSLEDLIKDGDAAPENAETALPVEPAPEIGAPAADGQAAVNAVKKEKDKLAADLAATKGKTNELIDQVGAMKKQLDDRNGQYMRLYADFENYRKRTEREKEEEEGKISAKILKKLLPVVDDFERAQSQIKPKSDAEATIHNSYQSVYKQLVKCLKEVGITRMATLRQEFDPQFHEAIAQEPTAEFEEGTVMEELRPGYMLGDQILRHAMVKVAAAMPGGAPTTQPPQPEATANETDAQEPGADESIDSAPPEN, from the coding sequence ATGATCGACGCAGAAAATCAAGTCCCAGAAGAAGAATTAGAAGAGTTAGAAGAACTCAAAGATGAAGATCTAGATCTAGAATCTTCCCTTGAGGATCTAATTAAAGACGGAGATGCTGCACCGGAAAATGCAGAAACAGCCTTACCAGTTGAGCCAGCTCCTGAAATCGGCGCACCCGCAGCAGATGGGCAAGCGGCAGTAAATGCAGTAAAAAAAGAGAAAGATAAGCTAGCTGCTGATTTAGCTGCAACTAAAGGCAAGACCAATGAGTTAATCGATCAAGTTGGCGCGATGAAAAAACAACTCGACGATCGCAACGGTCAATATATGCGTCTCTACGCTGACTTTGAAAACTATCGCAAGCGTACTGAGCGAGAGAAAGAGGAAGAAGAGGGCAAGATTAGCGCCAAAATCCTCAAAAAATTGCTGCCAGTGGTAGATGACTTCGAACGCGCCCAATCACAGATTAAGCCTAAATCTGATGCTGAAGCTACTATTCACAATAGTTACCAATCGGTGTACAAACAACTGGTAAAATGCCTGAAAGAAGTAGGCATAACACGCATGGCGACATTACGCCAAGAATTTGACCCCCAATTCCATGAAGCGATCGCCCAGGAGCCCACCGCTGAATTTGAAGAAGGCACTGTCATGGAAGAACTACGCCCTGGTTATATGCTCGGCGATCAGATTTTGCGCCATGCCATGGTTAAAGTAGCAGCAGCAATGCCAGGTGGAGCACCAACAACTCAACCACCTCAGCCAGAGGCGACAGCTAATGAAACCGATGCCCAGGAGCCAGGAGCCGACGAATCGATCGACTCTGCCCCACCAGAAAATTAG
- a CDS encoding alpha/beta fold hydrolase: protein MANFLCLHGHPGNGACMDIFTEHLTAQGYQILAPDLRGYGKFKAKQAFAMQDHLSDLSNLIMQPEYCHHRFILLGWSLGGILALELALKFPDRIAGMILIASAARPLSSHPTGVWHEVANTGLAVLLNQVFPTWQFPKQIGRRSLLNYLVQTHSDRTYAYITKYGAAAFLQTSRQATTALSSALKQGYDRRSALTKIKQPCLVIAGAQDRHITAASSQETATLLPNSTWICYPQAAHLLPWEIPDRLLADIDIWLEQNDLID from the coding sequence ATGGCCAATTTCCTTTGCCTACATGGACATCCGGGTAATGGTGCTTGTATGGATATTTTTACTGAGCATCTGACCGCCCAAGGTTATCAGATCCTGGCTCCTGATCTAAGAGGTTATGGCAAGTTTAAGGCCAAACAAGCTTTTGCGATGCAAGATCACCTAAGCGATCTGAGCAATTTGATTATGCAGCCGGAGTATTGCCACCACCGCTTTATTTTGCTGGGTTGGTCATTGGGAGGCATTCTGGCCTTGGAATTGGCGCTGAAATTTCCCGATCGCATTGCTGGGATGATTTTGATCGCTTCAGCCGCTAGGCCACTGAGCTCACATCCTACTGGGGTTTGGCATGAGGTGGCAAATACCGGTTTGGCGGTGCTGCTCAATCAGGTTTTCCCCACCTGGCAATTCCCTAAGCAAATAGGCCGACGATCGCTGCTTAATTATCTAGTTCAAACCCACAGCGATCGCACCTATGCCTACATCACTAAGTATGGTGCTGCTGCCTTTTTGCAAACTTCCCGCCAGGCAACGACGGCGCTTAGCAGTGCCCTTAAACAAGGCTACGATCGCCGATCGGCATTGACTAAAATCAAACAGCCCTGCTTAGTGATCGCGGGAGCGCAAGATCGCCACATTACCGCCGCTTCCAGCCAGGAAACTGCCACCCTGCTACCCAACAGTACCTGGATTTGCTATCCCCAAGCTGCCCACCTGCTACCCTGGGAAATTCCCGATCGCCTTCTGGCTGATATTGATATCTGGCTAGAACAAAATGATCTGATTGATTAG
- the grxC gene encoding glutaredoxin 3 — protein sequence MSKKVEIYVWSRCPFCIRAKSLLDQKGIDYIEHVIDGDEQAREQMVARGSDGKRSVPQIFVDDQHIPGGFDGISTLDRQGKLDALLV from the coding sequence ATGTCTAAGAAAGTAGAGATTTATGTTTGGTCAAGATGTCCATTTTGCATCAGGGCAAAAAGTTTACTTGATCAAAAGGGGATCGATTACATTGAGCATGTAATTGATGGTGATGAGCAAGCCAGAGAGCAGATGGTGGCGCGTGGTTCTGATGGCAAACGATCGGTGCCGCAAATTTTTGTGGATGATCAACATATTCCTGGCGGCTTTGATGGCATCAGTACACTCGATCGCCAGGGTAAGCTGGATGCGTTATTGGTTTAG
- a CDS encoding peptidoglycan D,D-transpeptidase FtsI family protein, which yields MTTFMRRSIRKKAPHADGKNAKNHNRQPSSSSTESSANRSDRIDRIDRLDRSNKSNKSAGSRRLEKAAPDPNKITMRRLVYVWLILCCAALGLVARLAYLQVIATAELTDRAKRQQVYTLRPFIPRRSITDRNGTVLAVDKPVYTLFAHPQVYKEKPETIAAKLAPILEQPPEDLLKLLDRDTTSVRIEYWLTEATADRIHALQIDGLDLIQQRSRIYPQKELVAGILGYVNVDHEGQAGVERSQEKLLRRDDLTSDVTRDGYGKLIPTGVPAGMMRSDRTSLQLTIDARIQRVARQSLKRSMEAFSAKRGAVLVMDAQTGGMVALVSEPSYDPNRYYETDIELFKNWAVSDLYEPGSTFKPINVAIALETGAIMPDTVVEDQGSLIIGGWPVSNYDFEDRGYVGPLSISQVLQNSSNVGMVHIVQRMQPSVYYGWLERIGLGDISGVDLPSETPSTLKPQEQFINYTIEPATAAFGQGLSLTPIQMIQMHGILASGGKLLTPHVVKALINEEGEEYYQPKLNPHRQVFSAATANKVVEMMTDVVELGTGRSVKIPGYRFGGKTGTAQKADPNGGYADAKITSFVAIFPAENPKYVLMAVVDEPIGADAFGSTVAAPIIKDVIEDIIVAEGIPPSHPEEVIAPIMPAILEDEDEDEAIETDLEAQPDPALYSDEPEFE from the coding sequence ATGACCACATTTATGCGGCGATCGATCCGTAAGAAAGCACCCCACGCGGATGGGAAAAATGCCAAAAACCACAATCGACAGCCAAGCAGCAGCTCGACTGAATCTAGCGCTAATCGCTCTGATCGAATCGATCGAATCGATCGGCTGGATCGGTCAAATAAGTCAAATAAATCGGCTGGCTCGCGTCGCCTTGAAAAAGCAGCGCCAGATCCAAATAAAATAACCATGCGCCGCTTGGTCTATGTATGGCTAATTTTGTGTTGTGCGGCTCTAGGTCTAGTGGCCAGGCTGGCCTATTTACAGGTGATCGCTACTGCCGAGCTAACTGATCGAGCGAAGCGACAACAGGTCTATACGCTGCGTCCCTTTATCCCGCGCCGATCGATTACCGATCGCAATGGCACGGTGCTGGCCGTGGATAAACCGGTATATACCCTGTTTGCCCATCCCCAGGTTTATAAAGAAAAACCAGAAACGATCGCGGCCAAGCTAGCGCCGATCCTGGAGCAACCCCCCGAAGATCTATTAAAGCTATTGGATCGGGATACCACCTCTGTCCGGATTGAATATTGGTTGACCGAAGCAACTGCCGATCGGATTCATGCTTTGCAGATTGATGGCCTGGATCTAATCCAACAACGCAGCCGGATTTATCCCCAGAAAGAGCTAGTGGCAGGCATCCTCGGCTATGTAAATGTCGATCATGAGGGACAAGCAGGGGTTGAGCGGAGCCAAGAAAAGCTGTTGCGGCGAGATGACCTCACTTCAGATGTGACCCGCGATGGCTATGGCAAATTAATTCCAACTGGGGTTCCGGCTGGGATGATGCGCTCCGATCGCACTAGTTTACAGCTAACCATCGATGCTCGGATTCAGCGCGTAGCCAGACAATCGCTCAAGCGATCGATGGAAGCATTTAGTGCCAAGCGCGGTGCAGTTTTGGTGATGGATGCCCAAACCGGTGGCATGGTGGCGCTGGTGTCGGAGCCATCCTATGATCCCAATCGCTACTATGAAACCGATATCGAGTTGTTTAAGAATTGGGCTGTTTCTGACCTCTACGAGCCAGGCTCAACCTTCAAACCAATTAATGTGGCGATCGCCCTTGAAACTGGTGCGATCATGCCGGATACGGTGGTCGAAGATCAAGGCTCATTGATCATTGGCGGCTGGCCGGTTTCTAACTATGACTTTGAAGACAGAGGTTACGTCGGGCCATTAAGCATCTCGCAAGTGCTCCAGAATTCCAGCAATGTGGGTATGGTTCACATTGTGCAACGGATGCAACCATCGGTTTATTATGGCTGGCTGGAGCGAATTGGCCTGGGTGATATTTCCGGTGTGGATTTACCCTCCGAGACCCCTAGCACCCTCAAACCCCAGGAACAGTTTATTAACTACACGATCGAGCCAGCCACCGCCGCATTTGGCCAGGGTCTATCGCTCACCCCGATCCAGATGATCCAAATGCATGGCATTTTGGCCAGTGGTGGCAAGCTACTTACGCCCCATGTGGTCAAAGCCTTGATTAACGAAGAAGGGGAAGAATATTATCAACCCAAACTAAACCCCCATCGTCAGGTGTTCTCGGCGGCTACTGCCAATAAAGTAGTCGAGATGATGACCGATGTGGTGGAATTGGGCACAGGCCGATCGGTCAAGATTCCTGGCTATCGGTTTGGTGGTAAAACTGGTACAGCCCAAAAAGCCGACCCCAATGGTGGATATGCCGATGCAAAGATTACTAGCTTTGTGGCGATCTTTCCGGCTGAAAACCCCAAATATGTGTTGATGGCAGTTGTGGATGAACCGATCGGTGCGGATGCATTTGGTTCTACGGTGGCCGCACCAATTATCAAGGATGTAATCGAGGATATTATCGTGGCAGAAGGAATTCCACCTAGCCATCCAGAAGAAGTGATTGCGCCAATTATGCCAGCCATCTTAGAAGATGAAGATGAAGATGAGGCGATCGAAACAGACTTAGAAGCACAACCAGATCCAGCCCTATACTCAGATGAGCCTGAGTTTGAGTAA